From the genome of Vicia villosa cultivar HV-30 ecotype Madison, WI linkage group LG2, Vvil1.0, whole genome shotgun sequence, one region includes:
- the LOC131649409 gene encoding uncharacterized protein LOC131649409 has protein sequence MWQQSIPQFSSKVSTSAACEQDASNVPINPNEILEITPLQMVTPYDLVAKRPRTMHARRTKEIARRPKENNFVQTSQSSVPPPREELTKEGSRYDHNAIVKIVTHILTENNATSRTLVPLKYVLLESNVIAGTYVPTNNDRNAGTYVPTNNDRNANVNEGNDAVNLNVHVNKRNDGVKVTVGQDDYSVDHNEILDGVVHNEEAPCNVYTNEYVNHTKYGQIEEKELEADRVINLEYLSDDDLVSFINPSIARRLLRRKGKQAVVEDSQKKRAVAKLTSVGPKKPWSKVVPKNRKARSTAKNESDSYVAVDVNNIHPKKKVSTSKLAASVPEAHIDNISFHYSYSFLRWKFVYQKRPALERELAQNALEYEEIMNLIHETGLMKTVTLLSKCDEVLVKEFIVNLHEDCGNKKTNEYLKVYVRGKCVNFSPTLINKFLERSNEAQPELEVSDNQMCKEREFIFLNKP, from the coding sequence ATGTGGCAACAATCTATCCCTCAATTTTCATCAAAAGTGTCCACTTCCGCTGCTTGTGAACAAGACGCTTCTAATGTCCCTATTAACCCTAATGAGATTCTTGAGATCACCCCTTTGCAGATGGTGACTCCATACGATCTCGTGGCAAAACGGCCCAGAACAATGCATGCACGGAGAACCAAAGAAATAGCAAGGAGACCTAAAGAGAACAACTTTGTTCAGACTTCTCAATCGTCTGTTCCTCCACCCAGGGAAGAACTAACCAAAGAAGGCTCTAGGTATGATCATAATGCCATTGTTAAAATTGTTACCCATATCTTAACTGAGAATAATGCTACATCCAGGACTCTTGTCCCTCTAAAATATGTGCTTCTTGAGTCAAATGTCATTGCTGGCACCTATGTCCCAACAAATAATGATAGGAATGCTGGCACCTATGTCCCAACAAATAATGATAGGAATGCAAATGTTAATGAAGGAAATGATGCTGTGAATTTGAATGTGCATgtgaataaaagaaatgatggagTAAAAGTCACGGTTGGTCAGGATGATTATAGTGTTGATCACAATGAAATTCTTGATGGTGTTGTGCACAATGAAGAGGCACCCTGCAATGTTTATACTAATGAGTATGTAAACCACACTAAATATGGTCAAATTGAAGAAAAAGAACTAGAGGCTGACAGAGTAATCAACCTTGAATATCTCTCTGATGATGACCTGGTTTCTTTTATCAATCCAAGTATAGCCAGAAGGCTATTGAGGAGGAAAGGAAAGCAAGCTGTAGTTGAGGACTCTCAGAAGAAAAGGGCAGTGGCTAAGCTCACTTCTGTTGGACCCAAAAAACCATGGAGCAAAGTGGTGCCTAAGAATAGAAAGGCCAGAAGCACTGCTAAGAATGAGTCAGATTCTTATGTTGCTGTGGATGTCAATAACATTCATCCTAAGAAGAAGGTCTCTACTAGCAAGCTTGCTGCTAGTGTTCCTGAAGCACATATTGATAATATTTCCTTTCATTATTCCTACAGTTTTCTCAGATGGAAATTTGTCTATCAGAAAAGACCGGCCTTAGAGAGAGAACTTGCTCAGAATGCTCTTGAGTATGAAGAGATTATGAATCTGATTCATGAGACTGGACTGATGAAAACTGTGACTCTACTCTCTAAGTGTGATGAAGTCCTTGTGAAGGAGTTCATTGTGAACCTACATGAAGACTGTGGCAATAAGAAAACTAATGAGTATTTGAAAGTGTATGTCAGGGGAAAATGTGTGAATTTCTCTCCCACTTTGATCAACAAATTTTTAGAAAGGTCAAATGAAGCTCAACCAGAACTGGAAGTGTCTGATAATCAAATGTGCAAAGAAAGGGAATTTATATTTTTGAACAAACCTTAA